Within the Beduinella massiliensis genome, the region ATATGTTGGCGGAACAGTTCGATTTCAAGAAAATACGCATTTTCACCAACAATACCAGCTTGATCTACCAGACAGAGGGAAGCTATTTCTGCGCCCTAGATCGTCTGTCCTCGATGATACCGATCGACGACACGGTGCGTGTTCGTACCAAACAGGTGCAGATTGCCGACACGTATCATGCCTCGGCCATTTGGAATGATTACCGGATCTCTGTGGTACGTCTGCTGTTGGAGGGGCCGAAACTATGCGGCGCCGTGGTTGTCGATCTGGAAAGCAGCAGTCTTCTGAAAGGCTGGGGCGAAGAGGATATGCCTGTCATGTTGATCAACCGCGAAGGGCGTGTGCTGGCTTCCACCGATGAATCGCAAATGAACGCCGTGTTGCCCAAAGAGACGGTTGACGACGTCTACGCCAACGTCTTTGTGCAAGACGGAAGCCTGTGCCGCTTATCCTCAAAAATTGAAAATAGCGATTGGCGGCTGGTAATGACCCTGTCCAGCCAGGCGCTTATGGGGGATGCCGCAGGCATTTTGTCCACGACGGTCTGCATCATCCTGCTGAGCTGTTTGATCGCAGGCATGCTGGTCGTGATTTTTAGTCGCATGCTGACCAGCCGCCTGAAGGCAGTGACACAAACCATTCAAGGCAGCGAGCATGCCGCGACACTGCCAGGCATGTTGAAACATCATATAGAGGAAAAACCCGGGGACTGCGAGGAAATTGCCGTCCTCATCCGAACGTACAACCGTCAAATGGCACGCATCAGCGAACTGAGTCTGCAAAATGAACACATGGTGCTGCGCGAGAGTCGCTATCGTATGGAAGCCCTGCGCTTACAGATCAATTCTCACTTTTTGTATAATACGCTTGCCTCTATTAAAGGATATATCGATCTGCACGACACCGAAGCCGCTTCTGGCCTTGTAATGAGTCTCGCCAGCTTCTTCAATCGCACGCTCGACCGCGGCAGCGAGTATGTGTCCCTGCTCGAGGAGATTGAAACCATCAAACTTTACCTGCAAATTCAGCAAACCGTGTACGAGGAGACCTTTTCCTACGAGATTCAGGAGATACCCCAGAACGTGCAGAATATCACGATACCGAAATTCCTGCTTCAACCCATCGTTGAAAACGCCCTGCTGCATGGAGCTATGGAAGCCGCCGGGCATGGATACATTTTGTTGAATACGCGGGTAGAAGATGCGTCAGTATACATTCATATTATGGACAACGGGCCCGGTTTTACACAGGACATGCTAGAGCGTTCAGAAGCCAAACATCGTATAGACCGTGGATATGGCATCGGTCTGTGGAACGTGGCTTCCCGCCTGAAGCTGTATTTTGGCAAAAACGCGCGATTGATTCTCAGAAATCGGCCGGAAGGCGGGAGCCGTGTAAGCGTAGCGATTCCACTGGAGGGGCTGTCAGAGGAGGCCAGAGCAACCTATGATCAAGATCGTCCTTGTAGATGATAACCGAACGCTGATTCGAGCCTTGACGACGACCATACCCTGGGAAGTGCATGGCGTTGAAATTGCCGGCGTCGCTTACGACGGTGTAGAGGCTCAAAGGCTGTTGACCGAAGATGTGAGCGTCCTCGTAACAGACGTGAAAATGCCACGAATGGACGGCATTGCCCTGACGCAATATGTCGCAGAGCATTTCCCACAAATACAGGTCGTATTCATCAGCGCATATAAAGAATTCGACTACGCCATTTCCGCGATGAAACTGAAGGTATTTGATTATATCGATAAGCCCATAAACAATGAAAAGCTGGTACAAACGGTGCTTCGTGCCTTTGACGCCGGACGAAACCGGGCAGATCGTGCCGCGCTTTTGAAAAACGCTTTGCCCTTTATGCGCGAACATCTATTACGGCAACAGCTGATGGGGCGTAAGGTCTTGCAGCAGTTGCTGCTGCAAACGGCCTTTCCCTCATGGACAGAACACTCCTGGTATACCTGTGTTGCCTTTGAAGCGGTTCTGCCGGAAAATTGTTCGGAGGTCTGGGTGCTGAAAGCTTCGGCTGAGAAAAAAATGCCCGACGCGCTCTGCGTCGTCATGAGCGAAACCGCCATTGCCGCGGTATGGGCCGACACGGAGGAGCCGGATCAAAGCGCCGTTGACAGCTACTTGCTGGAGGTCAAAGCTGTGCTGAGCCAGCAAAAGCAGCAAAACATCGTCTGCAAAGCTGGCATCAGCCAATCGCTGCAAGGTGTGGAACTCCTTCATCGGCTGTACACGCAGGCACAGCAGGCGCTAAACCTAAGCGACTTCTGGTCCGAACAAGCCGTCTACGCCTCGCCTGAGCTCATCGATTCCACGCCGCAAATCAGCATACAAGTAAAGGAAGCGCTTGCCTGTGGCGATGGCTTGGCAAATATTACAGATACGCAGCGGCTCTCCATGCGGCTAAATGACCTTCGCCATCACCTGGAGAACCTGCATAATCCCGAAGTGTTTCAAATGACAGCCGTATTTGTCCTGAATCAGTACGTGCGGGAAATGCTGGACAGCGCAAGTGACGTGGAGCCGCTGTTAAAAGCCAGCATGGAGGCATACCGGAAGACCAGCAGAGGTTTGCAGCCTATAGCCATTGACGTCTTATGCGACTTTATCACCCAGCAGAGCAAAAGCCGTGTAGCCCTGGTCAGCAAAAAGAAAGAGCGCATCATTCGCCAGATCTACGATGCAATAGACCGGGTCGGTTTTTCGGATGACGGAGGTTTACAACGGATTTCTCAGGAAGTCTACCTGAGCCCCAGCTATGTGAGCATGCTGTTCAAACAGGAGACAGGCATGAGCATCAGCGCGTATCAAAACCAAAAAAGGCTGGAAAGAGCAAAAAAACTGCTGAAAGATCCAAACCTGAAAGTCTATGAGATCGCAAGCATGGTAGGCTATGTGAACCAATATTATTTTTCGGTTTGGTTCAAACGCGGCACAGGCTGTACGCCTTCTGAATACCGTGAAAAAGTGTGAATGAAAACAAAGGAAGTGTGGTACGAATCGAATCTTCTTTTTTATCTGGAACCGTTATAATGTGACTTAGCAGATACCGGCTCCGGGAACGAGGGAGACTGTATCGAAAGGAAAGGATGGAATGATATGGACGAGCTGTACAAAGAGCTATTTCAGGATCAGTTTCCGATAGGCTTTACCTATGGCGAAAAGGATGCTGAACTTCACGGTCTTCCGTGGACGGTGCTTAAGGAAACCTTGCAGGAATACGAGCTTGAGCGTTATTGCGCCGTGTTGGATGATTCCCTCCACATCGAGATGATTGTACGGCGCTTTCGGGATAGCGAAACCCTGGAGTGGTATGTAACCCTGCAAAATGCGTCAAGCTACGACACAAAGACGCTATCGAATATCGATCTCGCACACTTTGATATCCGCTTTGATCCCTCCACGACACCCTTCTTTTTGGACTATAACGGTTCGAATGAGCAGATGTGCGACTTTATGGAGAACCGCACGCAGATGTTTCACAACGCGCGTCGAACGCTCCGCTGCACGGGCGGCCGCTCCTCGTCTGTGGTCATGCCTTATTTTCAGATGCTCATGAATGGGTATGGCTACACGCTGGCTATCGGCTGGAGTGGGCAGTGGCGCGCGGATTTCCTGCGTCCAGGCGATGACGGCGTCATTCGTGTGCGGGCCGGCATGGAGGACGCAAGTTTCCGCCTGCACCCCGGCGAAACGGTTACCTTACCCCACATGCTGGTGCAGCGCTGCGAGGGCGATGAGTACACGGTCTTCAACGGATACCGCCGCTTTGCGCAGCGATATGTCGTACCCCGGATCGACGGTAAGCCCGTGCAGGCACCTATCACAATAGGTGCCTGGGGAGGCTCAACCGCCGCGCAGCATTTGCGGAATATCGAGGCGT harbors:
- a CDS encoding histidine kinase, whose protein sequence is MKYVTRPLTLSKRLILTFTAVIILTLMLAGAFCYQQTRQVIQSNQLETMTHLMSKMAGSLGTTLANAIGITEQVLYADDVYDSMFQENVTISSNQVGTFKHIQQYLYMLAEQFDFKKIRIFTNNTSLIYQTEGSYFCALDRLSSMIPIDDTVRVRTKQVQIADTYHASAIWNDYRISVVRLLLEGPKLCGAVVVDLESSSLLKGWGEEDMPVMLINREGRVLASTDESQMNAVLPKETVDDVYANVFVQDGSLCRLSSKIENSDWRLVMTLSSQALMGDAAGILSTTVCIILLSCLIAGMLVVIFSRMLTSRLKAVTQTIQGSEHAATLPGMLKHHIEEKPGDCEEIAVLIRTYNRQMARISELSLQNEHMVLRESRYRMEALRLQINSHFLYNTLASIKGYIDLHDTEAASGLVMSLASFFNRTLDRGSEYVSLLEEIETIKLYLQIQQTVYEETFSYEIQEIPQNVQNITIPKFLLQPIVENALLHGAMEAAGHGYILLNTRVEDASVYIHIMDNGPGFTQDMLERSEAKHRIDRGYGIGLWNVASRLKLYFGKNARLILRNRPEGGSRVSVAIPLEGLSEEARATYDQDRPCR
- a CDS encoding response regulator; translated protein: MIKIVLVDDNRTLIRALTTTIPWEVHGVEIAGVAYDGVEAQRLLTEDVSVLVTDVKMPRMDGIALTQYVAEHFPQIQVVFISAYKEFDYAISAMKLKVFDYIDKPINNEKLVQTVLRAFDAGRNRADRAALLKNALPFMREHLLRQQLMGRKVLQQLLLQTAFPSWTEHSWYTCVAFEAVLPENCSEVWVLKASAEKKMPDALCVVMSETAIAAVWADTEEPDQSAVDSYLLEVKAVLSQQKQQNIVCKAGISQSLQGVELLHRLYTQAQQALNLSDFWSEQAVYASPELIDSTPQISIQVKEALACGDGLANITDTQRLSMRLNDLRHHLENLHNPEVFQMTAVFVLNQYVREMLDSASDVEPLLKASMEAYRKTSRGLQPIAIDVLCDFITQQSKSRVALVSKKKERIIRQIYDAIDRVGFSDDGGLQRISQEVYLSPSYVSMLFKQETGMSISAYQNQKRLERAKKLLKDPNLKVYEIASMVGYVNQYYFSVWFKRGTGCTPSEYREKV